A region of the Halalkalibaculum roseum genome:
TTTGCTTCATGCCGGCGCCCGGTACAAAAGATTTTACCATATACCCAGCAGCCTGAAGAGGTAACACCGGGTATACCTTTATATTATGCATCCGCCATGCCTTTTCAGGATGCGCTCACCGGTGTTGTCATTGAGAACCATGAAGGACGTCCGACCAAAGTTGAAGGTAACGAGATGCACCCGGCAAGCCTGGGTTCAAGCAGCAAGTTCAACCAGGCTTCCATGCTGCAGATGTACGATCCCGATCGTTCCCGATATGTAAGCAGAGATGGCGAGCGTACTTCTTTTGAGAATTTTGTGAATTTCTGCAACGAACATTTTTCAAATACCGGCCGAAATATTGCATTTATTTCAGAGGCCAACTCTTCTCCTACCTACAACAGGATCAAGGAGCAAGCATTAAACAAGTTTTCGAATGCCCAATGGGTAACCTATGAGGCCTTCAGTGAAGATAATGCTCTTGAAGGAACGAATATCGCTTTCGGCGAAAGGCTACGTACGGTAAATCACTTTGACCGGGCGGAAGTAATTGTCTCTTTTGATGATGATTTTCTGAACCCGGCCGCCAATAAAAATAGTGTTGAGGCAACACGAAGCTTTTCAGAAGCACGTAAAGTTACCTCAGAGGAAGACGATATGCTTCGTCTCTACTCTGTTGAAAGTACTTTTACGGTTACCGGTTCAAATGCCGACAACCGTTTGAAGATTAAATCCAGTGAGATACCGCTGTTTATACATGCTCTTGCCTCTGAACTATCGGGAAGCGTAAGTGGACTTTCTGCTTTCAGCGGACACAGCAATAAATTTTCAGACCATGAGTGGATACCGGTACTTGCAGAAGACCTATTAAATAATAGAGGCTCTTCTATACTTACCGTCGGCAGTGAGCATGCTGCTGAAGTACATGCTGCTGTAGCCGCAATCAATAATGCACTTGGCAATGCGGGCAACTCAGTGACATATCACAGTGTTTCCCATATAAATGACGGCAGCGACAGGGAAGCCTTCCGAGATATTACCGAAAGTCTCAGTAATGGTGACATCGATACAGTTGTATTTATAGGTGCTAATCCTGTGTTTACGGCCCCATCCGATCTGAATTTCAGCGAAGCACTTTCCAATGCTGAAACCACCATTCACCTTGGAGAATATACCGATGAAACAGCAAGTCAGTGCAACTGGCACGTAAATCGTGCGCACTATCTTGAAGCATGGGGCGACGGTTTTGATTACACCGGGACACGTTCCATCATTCAGCCGCAAATTGAACCGCTTTTTTCAGGCATAAGTGAAATTGAATTCCTGAATGCAGTTACTACGGGAAGCAATGCCAAGGGATATGATCTGGTTCAAGAAACCTGGAGAGGTTATCACTCAACAAATTTTCAAAGCAAGTGGGAAAAGATACTGCATGACGGACTCGATGAGGCCGGCAGTGCTTTCCCCGCCCAATCCGTAAATATTTCCAGCGGATTCTCATCCAGAATGAGCCAATTTATATCAAGCGAAGCTGAATCTAGCGGTACCGAATTGGTAATCCGTCCCGATTCTAAGTTGTTTGACGGGCGCTATGCCAACAACGGTTGGCTTCAGGAGCTTCCCGACCCAATGACCAAAGTCACCTGGGATAATGTAGCCCTGATGAGCAAAAATACTGCTGATCGACTGGGTGTTGAAGCCGCCGGGCTCGGTGTTGCCAATGTGGATGTATTGGCCATAACGGTAAACGGTACAACTATTGAAGTACCTGCCTGGGTTCAACCGGGACATGCCGATGACAGTATTACCATCACAGTAGGTTACGGCCGCGAAGGTATCGGAAAAGTGGCAAACGGCACCGGGGTTGATACCTATCCCCTCCGTTCTACCTCTACCATGCTTTACGCAACAGATATTCAGGTAGAAAACACCGGAAAGAAATTTGAAATAGCTTGTACGCAGGATCATAACAGTATGGAGGGACGTTCCCTGCTGCGTTATGCCACCCTGCAGGAATACCGTGACAACCCGGAATTCTCAAGCTATGACTCGGCTTATAACGCTGAATTGCCCGGAGAAGCGTATGCCGGCGAACAGGGAGCAGATCAACCGCTTTCTATTTTTGACGCCATTGATGAAGCCGATTATCCCGACTATGAACCGCAATGGGGAATGACCATTGATCTGAACTCCTGCATCGGCTGTGGTACCTGTACCATCGCCTGTCAGGCAGAAAACAATATTCCGGTTATTGGTAAACGCGAAGTCAGCAACGGACGTGAGATGCACTGGATTCGTACCGACCGCTATTTTGAAGGCGATGTCGATGATCCAAAAGCACTTCACCAGCCGGTTCCCTGTATGCATTGCGAACTGGCTCCCTGCGAGCAGGTTTGCCCTGTTGCGGCAACTACACACAGTGATGACGGTATGAACCAGATGACCTATAACAGGTGTATCGGTACCCGTTACTGCGCCAACAACTGCCCTTATAAAGTTCGAAGATTCAACTTCTTCAACTACACCAAAGAGTTTTTAACGACCGGCAGTGATCCTGAAGTCGTACAAATGGCGATGAATCCCGAAGTAACCGTACGTTTCCGAGGTGTTATGGAGAAATGTACCTTCTGCGTTCAGCGGGTTAATCGTGCGAAAATCAATAAGAAAATTGAGACCGACGGAGAAAGTTTAAAACCTGATGATGGTTCTGTGAAAACCGCGTGCCAGCAGGCATGTCCGGCAGATGCCATCTATTTCGGTGACCTGACAGATCCGGAAAGCAAAGTGGTACAGACCAAGAAGAACAACCGCAACTACCTGTTGCTGGAAGAGCTGAATACAAGGCCCAGAACTTCGTACCTTGCTAAACTTCGCAATCCAAATCCAAAATTGGCCTAACTACCAACCGAATATAAGATGAGTACAGATTATAAATACGTACCAGAGCCCGCATTAGTTAAAGGCGACCATACCTTCGGGAGTATTACGGATATCATTGCCAAAACACCGTTATCTCCCACCCCAAAGTTGTGGTACCTTGCTTTCGGCATCTCAAACTTATTGCTGATAACCTTGCTGGGTTCTGTGGGATACCTTATATGGGACGGTATCGGAATTTGGGGATTGAATAACCCTGCAGGCTGGGGTTGGGCTATTATTAACTTTGTATGGTGGGTCGGTATCGGTCACGCCGGTACGTTGATTTCTGCTATTCTATTCCTGTTCAGACAGGGCTGGCGTACTGCTATTAACCGTTTTGCAGAGGCCATGACCATTTTTGCCGTAATGTGTGCCGGTCTTTTCCCGGCTATTCACGTCGGTCGTATCTGGGTTATCTACTGGGTATTCCCGGTTCCGAACTCCATGGCGGCCTGGCCTAACTTTAGCAGTCCGCTGCTTTGGGACGTTTTTGCGGTAAGTACCTACTTTACTGTTTCACTATTATTCTGGTATGTTGGTCTGGTTCCTGATTTCGCCACTTTGCGCGACAAGGCAAAGAGCAAAATTGCTAAGATATCTTACGGCATTGCCGCCCTAGGGTGGACGGGGAGCTTCAGAAACTGGTGGAATTACGAGAAGGCCTACATGATTCTGGCCGGTCTTGCCACTCCGCTGGTGCTTTCAGTTCACACTATTGTATCCTTTGACTTCGCGGTCTCCATGATTCCGGGCTGGCACAGTACCATTTTCCCGCCCTACTTCGTTGCCGGTGCTATCTATTCCGGTTTTGCCATGGTATTGACCCTGATGATTATCGCAAGAAAGATTTATGGTCTGGAAGACATTATGAATATCGACATCATGGAGAAAATGAATCTCGTGATGATGGTGACCGGAAACCTTGTAGCCTTTGCATACCTGATGGAAGGTTTTATCGCCTGGTATAGCGGTTATATTTATGAGCAGGGTATTTTCTGGTTATATGCAACCGGACCTTATGCCTGGGGCTTTTACATTCTGATGTTCTGCAACGTGGTAACACCGCAGTTCCTATGGTCAAAGAAAATTCGCAGAAATGTAGCGCTCACTTTCGTGATTTCTATTATTGTTAACATCGGTATGTGGTTCGAACGCTTTATGATTGCTGTTGGATCACTGGCAACCGATTTCATGCCCTCTAACTGGGATTATTTCTCTCCCACTTTCTGGGATATCATTATTTACATCGGCACTTTCGGACTGTTCTTCACTTTCTTCCTGCTATTCCTGCGCTACCTGCCAATGGTCGCAATTGCAGAGGTGAAAGGTGTGATGCCGCAAGCCGATCCGCACAACTACGATGAAGAGACCAAAGAATTTGTAAACACAAAAGCTGAACCTGCTGTCGTTGATCAGCAAACCGCTTAGTAAGAATACCATGGAATCAAACGAAAAAAACATTCACGGCGTACTGGCTGAGTTCAGAAATCCAAAAGAACTCATTGATGCTGCATCAGCCGTAGAAAAATCAGGTTATAACAAGTACGATACTTATGCCCCCTTCCCCATTCACGGAATGGAAAAGGCGATGGGGATTAAGGAATCTCCTTTGGGCTGGATTGTACTTGGCGGGGCTACAGTAGGGCTTGTAGGAGCAGTAGTGCTTATGGTTTGGGTGATGGCCTATGAGTATCCCATGAATATTAGCGGCAAGCCCTTAATCAATATACCTATTTATGTACCGATTGCTTTTGAGCTGACTGTTTTACTTTCAGCTTTTGCTGCAGTATTCGGCATGTTTAAGCTGAATAACCTGCCCAGACTCCACAATCCTTTATTTAATGTAGAACGCTTTAAGAAAGCTTCCGATGACGGATTCTTCATCTGCATCGAAGCTAAAGATGATTTGTTTTCTGAGGAAAAAGTTACATCACTTTTAAACGATGCCGGTGCAACACATATTGAAACGGTATATGATAAGTAAACCCATTAATTAATTCTTAAACTTTGCCTCTTAGATCCATTCATGTTTGATAAATTGGATGAAATGGAAAAAGGCAGAGGAAATGAACTTACTGAGGAGATCGACTCCAAAATCACGAATAGAATACAAATGACCAGTAGATTCTTTAAATCTTCGTTATTAGTAGCAATAACACTGCTTTTTATCTCCTGCCGCGGAGAAAAATTTGACCACCAACCGGTCCATCCCAATATGAATATGGACCAACAGGAACGCTTCGAAGCACAGGAGCAAAACAGGTTCTTTGCTGACGGCAGAGGCATGCGTATGCCTGTTGAAGGTACCGTTGCGCGGGGTAATCTGCGAGAGGATAAAGCATTTTACCAGGGAATCAGCGAAGACAGCTCATTTGTGGATGAAATTCCGGTAACAGTTAACCGCTCCTTTCTTCAGAGAGGACAGAAGCAATACGAAACATATTGTACGCCTTGCCACGGTTCTACCGGAGACGGACAAGGAATCATCATGGTCGGACGATACGGCTATGTTCCCGCTCCGAGCTATCACATTGATCGATTGAGAAATAGTGAAGACGGATATATCTATTCAACCATAGCCAATGGTATTCGTAATATGCCGGCTTACGCCCACCAAATTGACGTTGAAGACCGATGGGCGATTGTAGCCTATGTCAGGGCCCTGCAAAGAAGTCAGTACGTTCCCGAGAACGAGATGCAGCAGTACGATGTAGATCTTGCTGCCCTCGATCAGCAGTATCAGCAAGCCCAAGAGGAAGAGATGGCTCGACAGGAAGCACAGTCCGGCGGTGGTGGAGAAGAAATTTCAGCAGCCAGAGGAGAACAGATTTACATGCAGAATGCCTGTCAGACCTGCCACTCACAAGACGGATCTGACGGTATCGGGCCGACACACCTGAATATTTTTGAAAGAACCAGGCAATTGGCAGATGGAAGCACGGTTACTGCTGATGAAGAGTATCTGAGGGAATCTATTGTAAATCCCAATGCCAAAATTGTTGAGGGTTATGACCCGGTTATGGCACCCTACAGTTACCTGAGTGATGCGGAAGTGCAGTCACTGATAGAATACATGAAAACAATAAGTGATAACCAGTAAGTCTTTAAAGAATAATGAGCAAAACCACTATAACTGATTCGCTGGAGTTCCCTTCCGACCTGAATATAACCAGAACACTGTTCGGTGTCGGAATTGTGGGTCTTATTGCCACTGCAATAGGCTATTTTATCAATCATGACCAGTTTTTCTTTTCTTACCTGGTTAGTTTCTCTTTCTTTTCCAGCATAGGTCTCGGCTGTCTCTTTTTTGTGATGCTTCAGCATTTGACACGATCACATTGGAGTGTGGCATTGCGCAGAATTCCTGAGAGCATCTCATCCAATCTTTGGATCTGGGGTCTATTCCTGATACCCGTTCTACTGGGCATTCATTCCCTGTATCACTGGTCTCATGCCGACGCAGTTGCGGCCGATCCTGTCTTGCAGGGCAAAGAACCCTATCTTAATACAACATTCTTCATTATTAGACAGGTCGTTTACTTCGCTATCTGGAGCTTTTTAGGCTATCGCATGTACAATAAATCTGTTGAAATGGATGAGACCGGCGACTGGGGTTTGCAGACCCTGCTGAGAAGGACCAGCGGACCCGGGATTTTTATATTTGCCATTACTTTGGCTTTCGCCTCTTTTGACTGGATCATGTCACTTGACCCGCACTGGTACTCAACCATGTTTGGGGTGTACTATTTTGCAATGAGCTTCCAGGTTCTGTTTGCAACCCTCATACTGGTGATTATGTACCTCTGGAAGAAAGGGCTGTTAAAGAACACCCTGCAAAAGGGACATATTTATGATCTCAGCGTTCAGATGTTCGGCTTCACAGTGTTTTATGCCTATATCGCTTTTAGTCAGTTTTTGCTGATTTATTATGCCAACATCCCCGAGGAGACAGTGTGGTTTTTGGAAAGACTTAACGGAGGTTATGAATACCTGGCTTATTTCTATTTATTTGGAAGGTTTGTAATACCATTTATTGTTCTGCTGAGTAAGCGAGCCAAAACTAATTTCAAAATCGTAGCAAGTATTTCTGTACTGATACTGGTTTCACATCTTGTGGAACTCTACTGGTTGGTAATGCCGGTACTGAATCATCACGGCGTTCACTTCAACTGGATGACCCTTACCGCATTCTTGGGTATGGGCGGAATTTTCATGGGACTCTTTTTCTATCGGTTTAAACAACAAAAAATGATTCCGATCAATGATCCGAAATTGGCAGAATCGTTAAACAAGCACTGATATAGAAATTTATATACCGTTAACATTAATCAGCTAAATTAACCAGGCATTTTGCTTTGCCTGCTGCAAACTTAAGCGTACTTATTTCATGGCGAACGAAGAACAAAATTATACGTCTGAATTTAAAACCAAGGTAGCCACCAAAGCACTGGAACAGGATAAGCAGAACCTGGACAGACTATCAGACAAGTACGAAGTGCCCGTTTCTCAAATTCTGAAATGGACCGTACAACTCGAGAAAGAAGGTGCGGATGCCTTTAAGGAAGAAGTACAGCCTGAAAGCAGTGATAGTGAGTCCCATATTGAAGACCACGAGTCGGTAGACGTTGAGGTTGATAATCCCGATATTGCCGAATCTATTTCCTTCGGGGTAATGCACGATGACCTCAACTACAAACGCCTGATTTTTTGGAGCGTTTTGGGAATGATTTTGGTTGCGATATTTGTGAAAGGTCTTGTTGAAATGTACCAGTATAATACGACTGTTAGTCGAGACCGAATATCCGAAGAGAGTCAGTATTACCAGATCAAACAGCTCAATGAAGAAGCCCAAGAAACGTTGAATAGCTTCGGAGTTGTTGATCCGGAAGCAGGTATTTACAGAATACCGATAGATAGTGCTATGAATGACATAGCCAACAGTAACGATAACTAATATGTGCGTATGAAATCCGTAGGACTTGCCGTCTTTGTTGCATGCATGCTCCTACACCCCATTTCGGCAGAAGCACAGTTAAATAAGCAAAAGCCGAAAGATGTTCAGGATGTAGGTATTGAAGAACATCTGGGAGATAAGATACCTCTGGACCTGATGTTCGCTACTTCCGAGGGTGATTCTGTTACGCTGGCATCTTTGATGAAAGGGGATAAACCGGTATTGTTAAATCCGGTTTATTACGAATGTCCCATGCTTTGCTCGATGGTTATTGAAGCGGTCTATTCCGGGGTCAGTGATTTAAAATGGACCCCCGGTGACGAGTATAATATCATTACATTCAGTATTGATCCGGAAGAGGATAGCAAACTTGCTGCTTCAACCAAAGACTCGATGATTACAAAGCTCGGTAGAGATAATGCCCGTGAAGGGTGGTATTTTCTCACCGGTAATGAAAAATCAATCAGAACACTTACTGAGGCAATTGGCTTTAAATACAAGAAAGTTGAAGAACAAGACCAATTTGCTCACAGTGCGGCAATCATGTTTTTAAGTCCAGACGGCACGCTGACGCGCTACCTCTACGGTATCGAATTTGACGAATTTAACTTACGTAATGCACTTTATGAGGCGGCCGACGGTGAAGTGGGCAGTGTTACAGAAAGGGTATTACTTTATTGCTATCAATACGATCCTGACTCAAACAGTTATGTGGCGGTAGCCTGGCGAATCATGCAGCTGGGTGGCTTTGCTACAGCACTTATTCTGGGTATATTCATCGGTTTATTGTGGCTGAAAGAAAAGAATTCTAAAAACGATAAGAACATAAAGATAACGAATGGAAGCTCTTAGAGATTTTATCCTCCCCCCTGCCAAATCAACGGTGGCAAGCGAAGTCGATGCCTTGTTCTGGTTTGTTCACCTGAGTAGCCTGGTACTGACCATTGGTATATTGGTTGCGCTGGCTTACTTTTTATATAAGTACCGCCGCAAGTCGGAAAACGACGTCACACCGGTCATCACGCACAATAACAAACTAGAGGTAACCTGGTCGGTAATCCCGTTGATTATAACACTCGTGGTATTCGGATGGGGTTTTCAGACCTATGTAACGATGACTACTCCTCCCGATGATGCCTACGAGATAAATGTGACTGCACAGAAATGGCTATGGAATTTCACCTATGAAAACGGGGCCAGATCAACCGGCGAACTGCATGTGCCCGCCGACCGGCCTGTCAAGCTTATTATGAGTTCAAACGACGTCATCCACTCTTTCTTTGTTCCTGACTACAGGATCAAGCAGGATGTGGTACCGGGAAGATATACCGAAACATGGTTCCGTGTACCTGAAGCAGGTGAATCGATTATATTCTGTACGGAATATTGCGGTACAGGACACTCCGACATGTATGGTAAAGTGATTGTCCATGAACAGGGAGAGTTCGAAAACTGGCTGGCCAGCAATCAGGGCGGCGGATCAAAGCCCGATGACCTGGCACCTGCCGAATGGGGCGAACAGCTGGCCCAGGAACAGGCATGCGCTACCTGTCACTCCGCCGACGGCTCCCAGATGACCGGACCTACCTGGCAGGGACTATTCGGTTCGAACCGGCAATTTACAGATGGAAATAGTGCTGAAGCCGATGAAAACTATCTTAGGACTTCAATACTAAACCCCAACGATGAAATAGTTGAGGGTTATCAGCCTGTCATGCCTTCGTACCAAGGCCAATTAAATGACGAGCAAATCAATGCAATTATCGAATACATAAAGACGCTGAATTAATATGGCAAGTGCAGAAGCTAGTTCTAATTTATCCAAAAAAGTTCAGGTTCAACGGTATAAGCCGGTTGACTATCTGAAAGAAAACTACCTGAATGTCCAGAAAGGCCTCTGGTCTTGGCTTACTACCCTAGACCACAAGCGTATCGGGATTCTTTACCTGATTTCGCTTACTGTTGCGTTTCTGATAGGTGGAGTAATGGCACTGGGTATCCGCATGGAGCTGTGGACACCGGCCCAGACCTTCATTGAAGCAGACACTTATAACCAGCTTTTCACCCTCCACGGGTCAATCATGATCTTTCTCTTTCTGGTGCCTTCGGTACCGGCCGTATTGGGTAACTTTATCCTACCCATTCAGCTCGGAGCGAAAGATGTGGCCTTCCCCAGGCTGAACCTTATGAGCTGGTATTTATATATGGCTGGAGCTGCTATTTCCATTTATTCTATACTTGCCGGCGGTATTGATACCGGATGGACTTTCTACACACCATATTCGTCATCCACTGGAGGTGCCGTTACAGCAATGACCTTCGGGGTCTTTATTATTGGTTTTTCCTCCATATTAACCGGTGTAAACTTTATCACCACCATACACAAAATGAGGGCGCCCGGCCTTAGCTGGGATAAACTTCCCCTCTTTTGTTGGGGCTTATATGCAACCAGTATCATACAGATTCTTGCGACTCCGGTTCTTGCTATCACAATTCTGCTGGTTGGTATGGAACGGATATTGGGCATCGGAATCTTTGACCCGGCACTGGGCGGAGATCCAATTCTTTACCAGCACTTTTTCTGGTTCTACAGTCACCCGGCTGTGTACATTATGATTGTACCTGGTTTTGGTATTGTTTCAGAAATTATTTCAACATTTTCGAGAAAGACCATTTTTGGATACTGGGCTATTGCGCTCTCTTCACTGGCCATTGCATTTATCGGTTTCCTGGTATGGGGACACCACATGTTCGTTTCCGGTCAGGCATCTCTGGCTTCCATGGTCTTTTCTTTCCTGACATTCCTGGTAGGTATTCCAACAGGTATTAAGATGTTTAACTGGCTCTCTACGATGTACAAAGGGTCAATAAAACTGGATACCCCATTATTGTATATACTGGGCTTTTTCTTCCTGTTTACCGTGGGCGGACTTACCGGTATTGCACTGGCCACGATCGCCATCGACGTTCACCTACACGATACCTATTATGTTGTGGCACACTTCCACTTTGTAATGGTCGGCGGTATGGTAATGGCCTTTATGGGTGGACTTCACTACTGGTGGCCGAAAATGTTTGGCGTGATGTACAACCAGAAACTGGCCAAGCTAGCCTGCTTCCTGATTTTCGTAGGATTCAACGTAACCTTCCTGCCTCAATTTGTGATGGGGTCTCAGGGAATGCCGCGACGCTATTTCAATTATATCGACCAGTTTCAGTCATTCCATCAGATCTCAACGGTGGGTTCTTTCATTCTCGGTATCGGTTTCATATTGGCAATCGGATACTTTATTCACTCCATTTACTATGGCAAGAAAACTGTTGCCAATCCCTGGGGAAGCCGGGCTACCGAATGGCAAATACCTTCACCTGCTCCGCCTCATAACTTCGATTACACACCGGTTATGATTCACGGTCCTTATGACTACCACAAACCTATGGCTGACTTCCAGCTGGGTCTGGTACAGTCGGGCAACGGACACGACGCGGAACATTCGGGAGAGATTGACAAGAAAGTAGAAGCAGATAATTAATATAAACTGATAAACCGAACGTAAATCATGGCAAATCATTCAAGCGCAACTACGCACGCCAGCCACGTGCAGCATCATTTTGTTGACTCCGATCAACAGTTTGATGCGGCCAAATTCGGGATGTGGATTTTTCTGGTCACAGAGATCCTATTTTTTGGCGGACTTTTCGCAGCTTATATAGTATATAGAGCCTGGTATCCTGAACTCTTTACGCTGGCATCGGAAGAGCTTAACACACTATGGGGCGGGGTAAACACGCTGGTACTTATCGGCAGTAGCCTGACGGTTGCCATGGCGATCAAATCTGCCCAGCTGAACCAGAAGAAGAATATCATCATCAATCTGGGCATCACCATAGCTCTTGCCTTTGTATTTATGGTGATCAAGTATTTTGAATACACCCACAAATTTGAAATTGGAATCTTCCCCGGTCAATTTTACGCTTTTGAAGGAATCGACCATCCGAAGGCTAATATCTTTTTCAGCCTTTACTACCTAATGACGGGACTGCACGGAATTCACGTGTTGGTTGGAATCGGCTTAATGATCTGGCTGGTTAAAAAAGCAATGAACCAAGCTTATGACAGCGAATATTATACACCCTTGGAAATTACCGGGCTTTACTGGCACCTGGTGGATATCATCTGGATATTCCTGTTCCCCTTATTCTATCTAATTGATTAACTCTATAAAACACTCTGATCCATGAGCGGACATCACATATCAACAGATAAAACGTTACTCTCGGTCGCCGGAGCATTATTTGTCCTGACAATAATAACAGTTCTAGTTCATTACCTGGCGCTTCCTCATCCATGGTCAATACTGGTTGCTATGGCTGTAGCTGTAATGAAAGCTACGCTTGTAGCTATGTTCTTTATGCACCTTTATTGGGACAAGAAGTTCAACAGCATGCTTCTCATAGCATCTTTTGTGTTCCTGGCACTGCTGGTAGGCTTTACCATGCTAGACACCATGTTCAGAGAATTGCCGGTGCCTTCTTTCTAGAACAAGACACCTTATAATAATTTCAAAAAATGCAGTGACTCTTAATGATGAGTCACTGCATTTTTTTTCATCCAATTTTTATGCAACCTGACCTGTTTGGTAATCTCTACTTATTCTTTACCACAAGCAGCAGTAAAAATTCCAGGCAGATTAAAACCGCCACTCCCACCAAATGAAATACCTGATAGGCCGGTGGCATCCCCAGATAATAAAGTCCCGCACCTAACGCAATTTGGAAAAGAATAACACCCAGGATGGCCAAGCTTAATTTCTTTACAAGCGTGGATCCCGACTTCCAACCTCCGAGGTAACCGATCAACAATCCGGGAAGAAATACCGACCAGGATAATGTTCTGTGATATTCATCGATCGATCCGATGAGATCCAGCCATGCTTCTCTGGGAGCAGATTCCTCGGCATTCTTAACCAGGTCGATAGCCTCTCTCACCTGAGTTCCCAGTACGGTTTGTCCCAATGTGCAGATCAGTAATACGATACCAGTCCAGAAAAGCCATCTTCTAAGATTTTGGGAAAGGTCAACGGTAAGAAATTCACTGGTCGCCTTGTAGGCGGCAAAGAGCAATACAGCCATGATAGACATCGCCAGCATCATATGCAGGGTTATAAGCCACTCGCTGAGACCTGTGAGCACCACCTGTCCACCAAGCCAACCCTGAATCAGAACCATCACGAAAGCAGCAGCCGAGCTATAAAAAACAGCGGGCTTGCTTTTGCGATACCTGAATGACAATACAAATGTTGAAAGTATGAGTATCCCTATTACTACACCGATCAGACGGTTAATATATTCCGTCCACGTTTTGATGACATTGAATTGATCGGCATTGAACCCTGCAGGCAATTCCGTTACAGAAGTTGGCGGTATCCATAACCCAAAACATTTAGGCCAATCAGGACAACCGAGTCCGGCACCGGAAGCACGGACCAACCCACCCACAAAGA
Encoded here:
- the coxB gene encoding cytochrome c oxidase subunit II; its protein translation is MEALRDFILPPAKSTVASEVDALFWFVHLSSLVLTIGILVALAYFLYKYRRKSENDVTPVITHNNKLEVTWSVIPLIITLVVFGWGFQTYVTMTTPPDDAYEINVTAQKWLWNFTYENGARSTGELHVPADRPVKLIMSSNDVIHSFFVPDYRIKQDVVPGRYTETWFRVPEAGESIIFCTEYCGTGHSDMYGKVIVHEQGEFENWLASNQGGGSKPDDLAPAEWGEQLAQEQACATCHSADGSQMTGPTWQGLFGSNRQFTDGNSAEADENYLRTSILNPNDEIVEGYQPVMPSYQGQLNDEQINAIIEYIKTLN
- the ctaD gene encoding cytochrome c oxidase subunit I, coding for MASAEASSNLSKKVQVQRYKPVDYLKENYLNVQKGLWSWLTTLDHKRIGILYLISLTVAFLIGGVMALGIRMELWTPAQTFIEADTYNQLFTLHGSIMIFLFLVPSVPAVLGNFILPIQLGAKDVAFPRLNLMSWYLYMAGAAISIYSILAGGIDTGWTFYTPYSSSTGGAVTAMTFGVFIIGFSSILTGVNFITTIHKMRAPGLSWDKLPLFCWGLYATSIIQILATPVLAITILLVGMERILGIGIFDPALGGDPILYQHFFWFYSHPAVYIMIVPGFGIVSEIISTFSRKTIFGYWAIALSSLAIAFIGFLVWGHHMFVSGQASLASMVFSFLTFLVGIPTGIKMFNWLSTMYKGSIKLDTPLLYILGFFFLFTVGGLTGIALATIAIDVHLHDTYYVVAHFHFVMVGGMVMAFMGGLHYWWPKMFGVMYNQKLAKLACFLIFVGFNVTFLPQFVMGSQGMPRRYFNYIDQFQSFHQISTVGSFILGIGFILAIGYFIHSIYYGKKTVANPWGSRATEWQIPSPAPPHNFDYTPVMIHGPYDYHKPMADFQLGLVQSGNGHDAEHSGEIDKKVEADN
- a CDS encoding cytochrome c oxidase subunit 3 family protein, with product MANHSSATTHASHVQHHFVDSDQQFDAAKFGMWIFLVTEILFFGGLFAAYIVYRAWYPELFTLASEELNTLWGGVNTLVLIGSSLTVAMAIKSAQLNQKKNIIINLGITIALAFVFMVIKYFEYTHKFEIGIFPGQFYAFEGIDHPKANIFFSLYYLMTGLHGIHVLVGIGLMIWLVKKAMNQAYDSEYYTPLEITGLYWHLVDIIWIFLFPLFYLID
- a CDS encoding cytochrome C oxidase subunit IV family protein, whose translation is MSGHHISTDKTLLSVAGALFVLTIITVLVHYLALPHPWSILVAMAVAVMKATLVAMFFMHLYWDKKFNSMLLIASFVFLALLVGFTMLDTMFRELPVPSF
- a CDS encoding COX15/CtaA family protein is translated as MNLNTYQKVAITTVLATIFLIFVGGLVRASGAGLGCPDWPKCFGLWIPPTSVTELPAGFNADQFNVIKTWTEYINRLIGVVIGILILSTFVLSFRYRKSKPAVFYSSAAAFVMVLIQGWLGGQVVLTGLSEWLITLHMMLAMSIMAVLLFAAYKATSEFLTVDLSQNLRRWLFWTGIVLLICTLGQTVLGTQVREAIDLVKNAEESAPREAWLDLIGSIDEYHRTLSWSVFLPGLLIGYLGGWKSGSTLVKKLSLAILGVILFQIALGAGLYYLGMPPAYQVFHLVGVAVLICLEFLLLLVVKNK